In Paenibacillus phoenicis, one genomic interval encodes:
- a CDS encoding aldo/keto reductase, with the protein MKYRRYGTTGKQVSEIGFGAWQLGNKQDWAGMEDDEAIRLVHEALDLGVNFFDTAPNYGQGKSEVLLGKALERKRDKAVINTKFGHSPEGTDYSASQIRNSVERSLMRLQTDYLDSVLIHNPPFDVLDGKYGHYQVLEDLKAEGKILAYGVSVDSSREMLEALEHSQLGVMEVMFNIFYQETAQAFQAAQEKDVALIIKVPLDSGWLSGKYDENSSFSGVRSRWSPEVIQTRAKLVEQIRFLEDEHTTMTMAALRFILAYPEVTTVIPGVRNSAQLRENVAASSAPLPEESLRKLQELWERDIRFKSLGW; encoded by the coding sequence ATGAAGTACAGAAGGTACGGAACGACCGGCAAGCAGGTGTCGGAAATCGGCTTTGGTGCTTGGCAGCTTGGCAACAAGCAGGATTGGGCGGGGATGGAGGATGATGAGGCCATTCGGCTCGTGCACGAGGCGCTGGATCTTGGGGTGAACTTTTTTGATACCGCTCCCAATTACGGGCAAGGCAAAAGCGAGGTCTTACTCGGCAAAGCGTTGGAACGAAAACGGGACAAAGCGGTCATCAATACGAAGTTCGGTCATTCCCCGGAAGGGACCGATTATTCCGCATCTCAGATCCGCAATTCGGTGGAACGCAGCCTGATGCGGCTGCAAACCGATTATTTGGACTCGGTATTGATCCATAATCCGCCGTTTGATGTTCTGGATGGTAAATACGGTCATTATCAAGTGCTGGAGGATCTGAAGGCGGAAGGCAAAATTCTGGCATATGGCGTGTCCGTCGATTCCAGCCGTGAGATGTTGGAGGCGCTGGAGCATTCTCAGCTTGGGGTTATGGAAGTGATGTTCAACATCTTTTATCAGGAAACAGCACAAGCGTTCCAGGCCGCACAGGAGAAAGATGTTGCGCTCATTATTAAGGTGCCGCTGGATTCCGGCTGGTTGTCGGGCAAATATGACGAGAACAGCTCGTTCTCCGGCGTGCGCAGCCGCTGGTCTCCGGAAGTGATTCAGACCCGTGCGAAGCTGGTGGAGCAAATTCGCTTCCTGGAAGATGAGCACACGACGATGACGATGGCGGCACTTCGTTTTATTTTGGCGTATCCTGAGGTGACAACGGTGATTCCCGGCGTCCGAAACAGCGCTCAGCTTCGTGAAAATGTAGCTGCAAGCAGCGCGCCTCTGCCGGAGGAATCACTGCGAAAACTGCAAGAGCTATGGGAACGGGATATCCGCTTCAAATCGTTGGGCTGGTAA
- a CDS encoding MATE family efflux transporter, translating to MKFLVQDKAFYRSFFRLTLVIALQNIISFGVNLSDNIMLGGYSESALSGVALANQIQFLLQMLVLGVGEGVVILSSRAWGARDMGTIKRVASIGMRLALLLALLLWLAVFLFPHGCLSLFTNEDSVIAEGAKYLRIIGFSYLFFAATNLLLASLRSVETVRVGFILSVSTLLINVCLNYLLIYGHFGFPAWGVRGSAAATLTARIIELAIVVGYLKRVDRKIRFALRDFFQFDRGTFKQYLSVGSPILMSNALWGLAMAVQSGILGHMGEAAIAANSIATTVFQIVSVVTYASASATAVIIGKTIGAGHPEKIKPYAQTLQVLYVIIGLGTGAVLFLIKDMVLGFYAISPASKDLALQFMTVLSITAVGTAYQMPALTGIVRSGGDTKFVLYNDFIFMWLIVLPSAFLCAAVLGLSPLLTFICLKSDQILKCLVAIVKVNRYRWIRTFGNPEPRA from the coding sequence ATGAAATTTCTGGTGCAGGATAAGGCATTTTATCGCAGCTTCTTCAGACTGACTCTGGTAATTGCTTTGCAAAACATCATTTCCTTTGGCGTCAACTTATCGGACAATATCATGCTTGGCGGTTACAGCGAATCGGCCTTATCCGGAGTAGCTCTGGCCAACCAGATCCAGTTCCTGCTGCAAATGCTCGTGCTGGGCGTAGGGGAGGGCGTCGTCATCCTGTCGTCACGGGCATGGGGCGCGCGGGACATGGGGACCATCAAGCGGGTGGCCAGCATCGGGATGCGCCTGGCGCTGCTACTAGCGTTGCTGCTGTGGCTGGCGGTGTTCTTGTTCCCGCACGGATGCCTGTCTTTATTCACCAACGAGGACAGCGTCATCGCTGAAGGGGCCAAATATTTACGGATTATCGGCTTCTCCTATCTCTTTTTTGCGGCAACCAATCTGCTGCTCGCTTCCCTGCGCAGCGTGGAAACGGTCAGAGTTGGATTTATCCTCTCCGTATCGACATTACTGATCAACGTCTGCCTGAACTATTTGCTGATTTACGGGCATTTTGGCTTTCCGGCTTGGGGCGTGCGCGGCTCGGCCGCAGCGACGTTAACGGCCCGGATCATCGAGTTGGCCATCGTGGTGGGATATCTCAAACGGGTGGATCGCAAAATCCGGTTCGCGCTGCGGGACTTCTTCCAATTTGACCGGGGCACGTTCAAGCAATACCTTAGCGTGGGCTCCCCAATCCTGATGTCTAATGCCCTCTGGGGGCTGGCCATGGCGGTACAGTCCGGGATCTTGGGGCATATGGGGGAAGCAGCGATCGCCGCGAACAGCATCGCCACGACGGTCTTCCAAATCGTGTCGGTCGTCACGTACGCTTCGGCCAGTGCAACGGCCGTCATCATCGGGAAGACGATTGGCGCCGGACATCCGGAGAAAATCAAGCCATACGCCCAAACGCTGCAGGTGCTTTATGTGATCATCGGTTTGGGGACGGGGGCGGTGCTCTTCTTGATCAAAGACATGGTACTGGGATTTTATGCCATATCCCCGGCATCGAAGGATCTGGCCCTGCAGTTTATGACGGTGCTCTCCATTACGGCGGTAGGCACGGCTTACCAAATGCCGGCGCTGACGGGAATTGTGCGCAGCGGGGGAGATACGAAATTTGTGTTGTACAACGATTTTATCTTCATGTGGCTGATCGTGTTGCCTTCCGCCTTTCTATGCGCTGCGGTGTTGGGGTTATCGCCGCTGCTGACGTTTATCTGTCTTAAATCCGATCAGATTCTGAAATGCTTGGTGGCGATCGTGAAGGTGAATCGCTATCGGTGGATTCGGACGTTTGGAAACCCGGAGCCTCGAGCATAA
- a CDS encoding S-layer homology domain-containing protein, whose product MKPKRTFSFSKLSKLTLLMVIAFTMMFGGTASAFSDIKGDKEQKAIERLEKLGIIKGGLHGRYYPAQKLTGAAAVSLIVKTLDLNFDTVRFIQLPKASNYYTKVKDNAWYSEAFVIANYYGLDIPKDINPAAKVTKEQFSHWLFKALSTKGEYAFTMQYLSINDEKQINKDYMNSIQALLKAKIVTLDKKGNFGPKQPISRSEAAGMLDRTLQFIKDNEPIVNPIPGLYDFGVSTDKITSDVTKVKITAMAPHPGYGLEVSNISFKDGKAIIDYRVVEPQPGQFYPQVISEVKAVTYIPAGYQPVLGAQSK is encoded by the coding sequence ATGAAACCGAAAAGAACTTTCTCTTTCTCTAAACTTTCAAAGCTGACGCTGCTAATGGTCATCGCGTTCACGATGATGTTTGGCGGTACGGCCTCAGCTTTCAGCGACATTAAAGGCGACAAGGAGCAGAAGGCGATCGAACGCCTGGAGAAGCTGGGGATCATTAAAGGCGGCCTTCACGGTCGTTACTACCCGGCCCAGAAGCTGACGGGTGCTGCAGCCGTCTCTCTGATCGTGAAAACGCTGGACCTGAACTTCGATACGGTCCGGTTCATCCAATTGCCAAAAGCCAGCAACTATTACACCAAGGTGAAAGATAACGCTTGGTATTCCGAAGCCTTCGTGATCGCGAACTACTACGGGCTGGACATTCCGAAGGACATCAACCCGGCCGCCAAAGTGACGAAGGAGCAATTCAGCCACTGGCTGTTCAAAGCGCTGAGCACGAAGGGCGAATACGCGTTTACGATGCAATATTTGTCCATCAATGATGAGAAGCAAATCAACAAAGACTATATGAACAGCATTCAAGCGCTTCTGAAAGCCAAAATCGTCACCCTGGATAAGAAGGGCAACTTCGGACCGAAGCAACCGATCTCCCGCAGTGAAGCCGCAGGCATGCTTGATCGGACGCTGCAATTTATCAAAGACAATGAGCCGATTGTGAACCCGATTCCCGGCCTGTACGATTTTGGAGTGAGCACAGACAAAATCACCAGTGACGTGACGAAAGTGAAGATCACGGCGATGGCGCCGCATCCGGGCTACGGCCTGGAAGTGTCGAATATCTCCTTTAAAGACGGCAAGGCGATCATCGACTATCGCGTCGTAGAGCCTCAGCCAGGACAATTTTATCCTCAGGTCATTTCCGAGGTGAAGGCCGTCACGTACATTCCGGCCGGATACCAGCCGGTGCTGGGCGCCCAATCGAAATAA